A single window of Pseudoduganella plicata DNA harbors:
- the argA gene encoding amino-acid N-acetyltransferase — translation MENPTEFVHWLRSVAPYIHAFRGKTFVIAFPGELVAAGALPVLAHDLSLLHALGIKVVVVYGSRPQVAEQLALRNVAGRFHNGIRITDTAAMECAKEAAGELRLDIEAAFSQGLPNTPMSNAAIRIISGNFVTARPLGVIDGVDLELTGITRKVDAETIHSILGTGGLILLSPLGFSPTGEAFNLTMEDVAVSAAVALHADKLIFITETEMMRDAAGTDIRELSSHQAEAVLQAGFLPPETAFYLQHAIKACNSGVERSHIVPFAMDGSAMLELFTHDGVGTMISHENLESLRPATIEDVGGIIKLIEPLEADGTLVKRGRELIEREINYFSVIEHDGVIFGCAALYPFPEEKMAEMACLTVNPEVQAQGDGERILKHLENRARASGITKLFVLTTRTAHWFIKRGFVPATVDTLPKDRQRMYNWQRKSQVLVKTL, via the coding sequence ATGGAAAACCCTACCGAATTCGTCCACTGGCTGCGCTCTGTCGCACCGTACATCCATGCCTTCCGCGGCAAGACCTTCGTGATCGCCTTCCCGGGCGAGCTGGTGGCCGCCGGTGCCCTGCCGGTGCTGGCGCATGACCTGTCGCTGCTGCACGCGCTGGGCATCAAGGTTGTCGTCGTCTACGGCTCGCGCCCGCAGGTTGCCGAACAGCTGGCCCTGCGTAACGTCGCAGGCCGTTTCCACAACGGCATCCGCATCACCGACACCGCCGCGATGGAATGCGCCAAGGAAGCCGCGGGCGAACTGCGTCTCGATATCGAGGCCGCATTCAGCCAGGGTCTGCCGAATACGCCCATGTCGAACGCGGCGATCCGCATCATTTCCGGCAACTTCGTCACGGCGCGTCCGCTGGGCGTCATCGACGGCGTCGACCTGGAACTGACCGGCATCACCCGCAAGGTCGACGCCGAAACGATCCACTCGATCCTCGGCACCGGCGGCCTGATCCTGCTGTCGCCGCTGGGCTTTTCGCCTACCGGCGAGGCGTTCAACCTGACGATGGAGGACGTGGCCGTCTCCGCCGCCGTGGCGCTGCACGCCGATAAACTCATCTTCATCACGGAAACCGAGATGATGCGCGACGCGGCCGGCACGGATATCCGCGAGCTGTCGTCGCACCAGGCCGAAGCCGTGCTGCAGGCCGGATTCCTGCCGCCGGAGACGGCGTTCTACCTGCAGCATGCCATCAAGGCGTGCAACAGCGGCGTGGAACGCTCGCACATCGTGCCGTTTGCGATGGACGGCTCGGCCATGCTTGAACTGTTCACCCACGATGGCGTGGGCACGATGATCAGCCACGAGAACCTGGAAAGCCTGCGTCCCGCCACAATTGAGGACGTCGGCGGGATTATCAAGCTGATCGAGCCATTGGAGGCGGATGGAACGCTCGTCAAGCGGGGGCGCGAACTGATCGAACGGGAAATCAATTATTTTTCCGTCATCGAGCATGACGGCGTGATCTTCGGCTGCGCCGCGCTGTATCCGTTCCCGGAAGAGAAAATGGCAGAAATGGCATGCCTGACCGTCAACCCGGAAGTGCAGGCGCAGGGCGACGGCGAACGCATCCTGAAACACCTGGAAAACCGCGCGCGCGCGTCGGGCATCACGAAACTGTTCGTGCTGACGACCCGCACGGCGCACTGGTTCATCAAGCGCGGCTTCGTGCCGGCCACCGTCGACACGCTGCCGAAAGACCGCCAGCGCATGTACAACTGGCAGCGCAAGTCCCAGGTCCTGGTGAAAACCTTATAA
- a CDS encoding oxidative damage protection protein, giving the protein MARTVHCIKLNKEAEGLDFPPYPGELGKKIYESVSKEAWAAWLKHQTMLVNENRLNLADVRARKYLAAQMEKHFFGEGADQAMGYVPPPA; this is encoded by the coding sequence ATGGCCCGTACCGTCCACTGCATCAAACTGAACAAGGAAGCCGAAGGCCTGGACTTCCCCCCTTATCCGGGTGAACTGGGCAAGAAAATCTATGAATCCGTGTCGAAGGAAGCATGGGCCGCCTGGCTCAAGCACCAGACGATGCTGGTCAACGAAAACCGCCTGAACCTGGCCGACGTGCGCGCCCGCAAATACCTGGCCGCACAGATGGAAAAGCACTTCTTCGGCGAAGGCGCCGACCAGGCCATGGGTTACGTGCCGCCACCGGCCTGA